The proteins below are encoded in one region of Enhydrobacter sp.:
- a CDS encoding glycosyltransferase, which yields MTPRIIFYVQHLLGIGHLRRAAVLARALAEGGFDVLMVSGGAPIALDLGPARLHQLPPVRARDETLRELVRLDGAPVDHAFRAARAQELVSLLHAEAPSIVITEQFPFGRTQLRFELVPLVEAARALRPRPSIVCSVRDVVRRSVSSQRVAETLEMLAEFDLVLVHADPRIADFGKSFAAWDRIAARAVYTGYVAPPAHGVNASDAGTNEVVVSIGGGAVGAPLLEAALAARRRGTLADRRWRLLVGANLSAIDRAALKPQDGVVIEPSRRDFPTLLANAALSISQAGYNTVVDILRFADRALLVPFSTERETEQSDRARLLAARGMATVVPAASLSAESLAAGIEQALAGPSLRSFPPCDVGGAAATVELLRTKVA from the coding sequence ATGACGCCGCGCATCATCTTCTACGTCCAGCACCTCCTGGGCATCGGCCATCTGCGACGCGCCGCCGTTCTCGCCCGCGCCCTGGCCGAGGGCGGGTTCGACGTTCTGATGGTGTCCGGCGGCGCGCCGATTGCCCTCGACCTCGGGCCCGCGCGCCTGCACCAGCTGCCGCCTGTCCGCGCGCGCGACGAGACTCTGCGCGAGCTGGTCCGGCTCGACGGAGCGCCGGTCGACCATGCCTTTCGGGCCGCGCGCGCGCAGGAACTGGTGTCGCTCCTGCATGCCGAAGCGCCGTCGATCGTGATCACCGAACAGTTTCCGTTCGGCCGCACGCAGTTGCGCTTCGAGTTAGTGCCGCTCGTCGAGGCGGCACGCGCCCTGCGTCCGCGGCCATCGATCGTCTGCTCGGTTCGCGACGTGGTGCGGCGGTCGGTCTCGTCGCAGCGAGTCGCCGAGACGCTCGAGATGCTCGCCGAGTTTGATCTCGTGCTGGTTCATGCCGACCCCAGGATCGCCGACTTCGGCAAGAGTTTCGCCGCCTGGGATCGTATCGCCGCGCGCGCCGTCTATACCGGCTACGTCGCGCCGCCGGCCCACGGCGTGAATGCAAGCGATGCCGGCACGAACGAGGTCGTCGTGTCGATCGGCGGCGGCGCCGTCGGCGCGCCCCTGCTCGAGGCGGCGCTGGCGGCCCGCCGTCGGGGCACGCTGGCCGACCGCCGCTGGCGGTTGCTGGTCGGGGCCAACCTTTCCGCAATCGACCGCGCCGCCCTGAAGCCGCAGGATGGGGTCGTGATCGAGCCGTCGCGGCGCGACTTCCCGACGCTGCTGGCCAACGCCGCACTGTCGATCTCGCAGGCCGGTTACAATACGGTGGTGGATATTCTGCGCTTCGCCGATCGCGCCCTGCTCGTGCCGTTCTCGACCGAGCGCGAAACGGAGCAGTCCGATCGCGCCCGTTTGCTGGCTGCACGCGGTATGGCCACTGTGGTGCCGGCAGCCTCGCTCTCTGCCGAAAGCCTCGCTGCTGGAATCGAGCAGGCCCTGGCCGGCCCCTCGCTGCGCAGCTTCCCGCCCTGCGACGTCGGCGGTGCGGCAGCGACGGTCGAGCTGTTGCGGACGAAAGTCGCATGA
- a CDS encoding polysaccharide deacetylase family protein, with protein sequence MSSWRALGEEIARWRDAGRTVELWWRDDDAADATANLDRLLSVRREVQAPLALAVIPAIATPALAARLAGESAVDLLQHGYAHVNHAPAGDKKCELGPHRPAMLVLGELGAGWLALERLFGERPLPVLVPPWNRIAPALVPALPEIGFVGLSSFGRRPRAEPVRGLCQVNAHLDLVDWKGRRGFVGEETALAALMAALCGARQSSHEPVGVLSHHLVMDEAAWDFLRSLLEKAGAMSGVEVRAARRVFA encoded by the coding sequence ATGAGCAGCTGGCGCGCCCTGGGCGAGGAGATCGCGCGCTGGCGCGATGCCGGCAGGACGGTCGAGCTGTGGTGGCGTGATGACGACGCCGCCGATGCGACCGCCAACCTCGACCGCCTCTTGAGCGTGCGGCGCGAGGTGCAGGCGCCGTTGGCGTTGGCCGTGATCCCCGCCATCGCCACGCCCGCCCTGGCCGCCCGGCTCGCAGGCGAGTCGGCCGTCGATCTGCTGCAGCACGGCTATGCCCACGTCAACCATGCGCCGGCCGGCGACAAGAAATGCGAGCTGGGGCCACATCGCCCGGCCATGCTGGTGCTGGGTGAGCTGGGCGCCGGCTGGCTCGCCCTCGAGCGGCTGTTCGGCGAACGGCCCCTGCCAGTCCTGGTGCCGCCCTGGAACCGCATCGCCCCGGCACTGGTGCCGGCCTTGCCGGAGATCGGCTTTGTCGGCCTCTCGTCGTTCGGCCGCCGTCCGAGGGCGGAGCCGGTCAGGGGCCTGTGCCAGGTCAACGCGCATCTCGATCTCGTGGACTGGAAAGGACGACGTGGCTTCGTCGGCGAGGAGACGGCACTCGCTGCGCTGATGGCGGCGTTGTGCGGCGCGCGGCAGTCGTCGCATGAGCCCGTCGGTGTGCTCAGTCATCATCTTGTGATGGACGAGGCCGCTTGGGATTTCCTAAGGTCGCTGTTGGAGAAAGCGGGAGCGATGTCGGGCGTGGAGGTGCGCGCGGCCCGTCGCGTTTTCGCGTGA
- the ccmB gene encoding heme exporter protein CcmB yields the protein MAIVALFLRDLRLVWRRPGDVAVVLAFFVIATVLFPLGIGPEANLLARIAAGVLWAAALFASMLSLDRLFAADYEDGALDLLLLAPWPLELAALAKCAAHWVVTGLPLAVLAPLIGLAFGLDDRSLAVLALTLLVGTPALSLIGGLAAALTLGARRSGALLALLALPLCVPTLIFGASAIEATATGESFVVHVAILGALALVALATLPWAIAAALRQAGE from the coding sequence ATGGCCATCGTGGCGCTTTTTCTGCGCGACCTGCGGCTGGTATGGCGGCGGCCGGGCGACGTGGCGGTCGTGCTGGCGTTCTTCGTTATCGCCACGGTGCTGTTCCCGTTGGGCATCGGGCCGGAAGCCAACCTGCTGGCGCGCATCGCCGCCGGCGTGCTGTGGGCCGCCGCCCTCTTTGCCTCGATGCTCTCGCTCGATCGGCTGTTCGCGGCCGACTACGAGGACGGCGCGCTGGATCTCCTGCTACTGGCGCCATGGCCGCTGGAACTGGCGGCGCTCGCCAAATGCGCCGCCCACTGGGTGGTGACCGGCCTGCCGCTCGCGGTGCTGGCGCCCCTGATCGGCCTTGCCTTCGGCCTCGATGATCGAAGCCTTGCCGTGCTGGCGCTGACGCTGCTGGTCGGCACCCCGGCACTCTCCCTGATCGGCGGGCTGGCCGCCGCGCTCACCCTGGGGGCGCGACGCAGTGGCGCGCTGCTGGCGCTGCTGGCGCTGCCGCTCTGCGTGCCCACCTTGATCTTCGGCGCCTCGGCGATCGAGGCGACCGCGACGGGAGAAAGCTTCGTGGTCCATGTGGCGATCCTGGGCGCGCTGGCGCTGGTCGCACTGGCGACGCTGCCGTGGGCGATCGCCGCGGCCTTGCGCCAGGCCGGCGAGTGA
- the ccmA gene encoding cytochrome c biogenesis heme-transporting ATPase CcmA, producing MTTALLEVSGLACRRGGRRVFDGVSFALANGDLLTLTGRNGSGKTTLLRALALLVTPRAGTILWRGEEVREEREAWRARLAWLGHQDGLKGDLTVLENIAVAERLHGREADSERIGAALAAFDLASLRQRPVRTLSAGQRRRAALARVAASQASLWLLDEPLNALDAPAQKALHEVLSRHRATGGLVVAATHAPLEHARVLELGV from the coding sequence ATGACGACCGCCCTTCTCGAAGTCTCGGGCCTGGCCTGCCGCCGCGGCGGACGGCGGGTATTCGACGGGGTTTCTTTCGCGCTTGCGAACGGCGACCTCTTGACGCTGACCGGCCGCAACGGCAGCGGCAAGACCACGCTGTTGCGCGCACTCGCCCTGCTTGTCACGCCTCGGGCCGGCACGATTCTGTGGCGGGGCGAGGAAGTTCGCGAGGAGCGGGAAGCCTGGCGCGCGAGACTCGCCTGGCTCGGCCATCAGGATGGGCTGAAGGGCGATCTGACGGTGCTCGAGAATATCGCGGTCGCCGAGCGGTTGCATGGCCGCGAGGCGGATTCGGAGCGGATCGGGGCAGCGCTCGCGGCGTTCGATCTCGCCTCCCTGCGGCAACGCCCCGTCCGCACCTTGTCCGCCGGCCAGCGCCGCCGTGCGGCGCTCGCGCGGGTAGCTGCCTCGCAGGCATCTTTGTGGCTGCTCGACGAGCCGCTGAATGCGCTCGACGCGCCGGCGCAGAAGGCCTTGCACGAGGTGCTGTCCCGACACCGTGCCACAGGCGGCCTCGTCGTGGCCGCGACCCATGCGCCGCTGGAACACGCGCGCGTGCTCGAGCTCGGTGTTTGA
- a CDS encoding ABC transporter ATP-binding protein: MKDLLRVENLTVEFGVHEGILRAVDEVSFSIPPGGTVALVGESGSGKSVCSQAIMGLLPRAASIPSGSIFFKDPRDESPVVDIAKLSPSGPEMRGIRGGEISIIFQEPMTSLSALHTVGDQIGEAVELHGAHVGPRDSRARIGRAEIDEITISMLRMVGFPDPKRALRTYPFELSGGLRQRAMIAMALVCRPALLIADEPTTALDVTIQAQILRLIKDLQQELGMALLMITHDLGVVANVADDVVVMYRGKVVESGSLRDIFRDPQHPYLKALLDAVPRFDMKPGERLQPIREIKAATGHLLQEKPEARPAPNFNPEAPVLKVRHLTKTFSIRKADSLLEQLMGGGTARVVRAVNDVSFDVARGECLGLVGESGCGKTTLSKMLMRGISADRNDGASRVIFDDWGRKTDVLTLEGEALDRFRTKLQFIFQDPFGSLNPRMTVYDILVEPLIIHKVGDEAYRREMVGELMELVGLDRRQLSRYPHSFSGGQRQRIGIARALALRPDMVICDEPVSALDVSIQAQILNLLKDLQRQLGLTYLFISHNLAVVDYIADRVAVMCAGRLVELAPAGVLFRNPLHPYTRALVSAVPFPDPDQRLDLQALMEGKASDPGEWPAPFTDTGTERLHWTEVEPGHHVRMMREAA, from the coding sequence ATGAAGGATCTGCTGCGGGTCGAGAATCTGACGGTCGAGTTTGGCGTCCACGAGGGCATCCTGCGCGCCGTCGACGAGGTCTCGTTCTCCATCCCGCCCGGCGGCACCGTGGCGCTGGTAGGCGAGTCCGGCTCGGGCAAGTCGGTATGCAGCCAAGCCATCATGGGACTTCTGCCGCGCGCCGCCTCGATCCCGTCCGGCTCGATTTTTTTCAAGGACCCGCGCGACGAATCGCCGGTCGTCGACATCGCCAAGCTGTCGCCGTCTGGCCCGGAAATGCGCGGCATCCGTGGCGGCGAGATCTCGATCATCTTCCAGGAGCCCATGACCTCGCTGTCGGCGCTCCACACCGTGGGCGATCAGATCGGCGAGGCTGTCGAGCTGCACGGCGCCCATGTCGGTCCCCGCGATTCGCGCGCCAGGATAGGTCGCGCCGAGATCGACGAGATCACCATCTCCATGCTGCGCATGGTCGGCTTCCCCGATCCCAAGCGCGCGCTCAGGACCTATCCCTTCGAGCTGTCGGGCGGCCTGCGCCAGCGTGCGATGATCGCCATGGCGTTGGTCTGCCGGCCGGCCCTCCTGATTGCCGACGAGCCGACGACCGCGCTCGACGTCACCATCCAGGCGCAGATCCTGCGGCTGATCAAGGACCTGCAGCAGGAGCTCGGCATGGCGCTCCTGATGATCACCCACGATCTCGGAGTGGTCGCCAACGTCGCCGACGACGTCGTGGTGATGTATCGCGGCAAGGTGGTCGAGTCGGGCAGCCTGCGCGACATCTTCCGCGACCCGCAGCATCCCTATCTCAAGGCGCTGCTGGATGCCGTGCCGCGCTTCGACATGAAGCCGGGCGAACGCCTTCAGCCGATCCGCGAGATCAAGGCCGCGACCGGACATCTGCTGCAGGAGAAGCCCGAGGCCCGGCCGGCGCCGAATTTCAATCCCGAGGCGCCGGTCCTGAAGGTTCGTCATCTCACCAAGACGTTCAGCATCCGCAAGGCCGACAGCCTGCTGGAGCAGCTTATGGGCGGCGGCACGGCCCGGGTGGTGCGCGCGGTGAACGACGTGAGCTTCGACGTCGCGCGCGGCGAATGCCTGGGCTTGGTCGGTGAATCGGGCTGCGGCAAGACCACGCTCAGCAAGATGCTGATGCGCGGCATCTCGGCCGACCGCAACGACGGCGCAAGCCGCGTCATCTTCGACGACTGGGGTCGCAAGACCGACGTGTTGACCCTGGAGGGCGAGGCGCTCGACCGCTTCCGCACCAAGCTGCAGTTCATCTTCCAGGACCCGTTCGGCTCGCTCAACCCGCGCATGACGGTCTACGACATCCTGGTCGAGCCGCTGATCATTCATAAGGTGGGCGACGAGGCCTATCGCCGCGAGATGGTGGGCGAGCTGATGGAACTGGTGGGGCTCGACCGCCGGCAGCTCAGCCGCTATCCGCACTCCTTCTCGGGCGGCCAGCGCCAGCGGATCGGTATCGCGCGGGCCCTCGCGCTCAGGCCCGACATGGTGATCTGCGACGAGCCGGTCTCGGCGCTCGACGTCTCCATCCAGGCCCAGATCCTCAATCTGCTGAAGGATCTGCAAAGGCAGCTCGGCCTCACCTATCTCTTCATCAGCCACAATCTCGCCGTGGTCGACTACATCGCCGACCGTGTCGCGGTGATGTGCGCCGGCCGGCTGGTCGAGCTCGCGCCTGCAGGCGTGCTGTTCCGCAACCCGCTCCATCCCTACACCCGCGCCCTCGTCTCGGCCGTGCCGTTTCCCGATCCCGACCAGCGGCTCGACCTGCAGGCCTTGATGGAAGGCAAGGCCTCCGACCCCGGGGAATGGCCGGCGCCCTTCACCGACACGGGCACCGAACGGCTCCACTGGACCGAGGTCGAGCCGGGCCACCATGTGCGCATGATGCGGGAGGCGGCCTGA
- a CDS encoding histidine phosphatase family protein encodes MTGVRFAVLRHAPTAWNASRRLQGMTDIPLSADGEAVARSWRLPAPARDWRRVCSPLERARRTAELLSPTAPAVIEPRLREMSFGLWEGRSVAELRATIGASFLEAEQRGLDFQPPGGETPRATMLRLSDWASAVAADGHPVVAISHKAAIRALLALATGWDMTGPPPVKLDWRRLHYFVALGGGSLAVDRLNVEMESV; translated from the coding sequence GTGACCGGCGTCCGCTTTGCCGTCCTTCGCCATGCCCCGACCGCTTGGAACGCCTCCCGGCGCCTGCAGGGCATGACCGACATTCCGCTCAGTGCCGACGGCGAGGCGGTGGCGAGGAGCTGGCGCCTGCCGGCGCCGGCGCGTGACTGGCGGCGGGTCTGCAGCCCGCTCGAACGCGCGCGCCGGACGGCCGAGCTTCTCAGCCCGACAGCGCCCGCGGTGATCGAGCCGCGCCTGCGCGAGATGAGCTTCGGCCTCTGGGAGGGCCGGTCGGTCGCCGAGCTGCGGGCAACGATCGGTGCTTCGTTTCTCGAAGCGGAGCAGCGAGGGCTCGACTTCCAACCGCCGGGCGGGGAAACCCCACGCGCGACGATGCTTCGTCTGTCGGACTGGGCGTCGGCGGTCGCGGCCGACGGCCATCCGGTCGTGGCGATCTCACACAAGGCGGCAATCCGCGCGCTGCTCGCTCTGGCGACCGGGTGGGACATGACTGGTCCGCCGCCGGTGAAGCTCGACTGGCGCAGGCTGCACTACTTCGTCGCCCTTGGCGGCGGCAGCCTTGCCGTCGATCGGCTCAACGTGGAGATGGAGAGCGTATGA
- a CDS encoding ABC transporter permease: protein MSDTAPRPSRGRPASQTPHFVSREPWDPYVADRLSADQEKYYMAGQWKLMWWRFRRHRPAVVSALFLTIMYFSILICEWIAPYDLHTRHIRYIFAPPQAVHLFHDGKLIGPYVYGFSVHRDLDTLQRVYKPEHGAPQKLRFFCSGEPYKFWGLIEGSFHFVCPPENGTLFLLGTDRLGRDMLSRIVYAARISLTIGIIGIVLSFALALILGGLAGYYGGWVDLVVQRITEILKSFPHLPLWLALSAALPVTWSPLLIYFGITLILALLDWPSLGRAVRSKLLALREEDYAVAAQMMGAKPARIIGRHLLPGFMSHLIASATLSIPSMILAETALSFLGLGLRPPITSWGVLLNEATDINVVAVNWWLMMPVVPVILVILAYQFMGDGMRDAADPYA from the coding sequence ATGAGCGACACCGCTCCCCGGCCGTCGCGCGGGCGCCCGGCCAGCCAGACGCCCCACTTCGTGAGCCGCGAGCCGTGGGATCCCTACGTCGCCGACAGGCTCAGCGCCGATCAGGAAAAGTATTACATGGCCGGCCAGTGGAAGCTGATGTGGTGGCGCTTCCGCCGCCACCGGCCGGCAGTGGTCTCGGCCCTTTTCCTGACGATCATGTACTTCTCGATCCTGATCTGCGAATGGATCGCTCCCTACGACCTGCATACGCGGCACATCAGGTATATCTTCGCGCCGCCGCAGGCAGTCCATCTCTTCCACGACGGCAAGCTCATCGGGCCCTATGTCTACGGCTTCTCCGTCCATCGCGACCTGGACACGCTGCAGAGGGTCTACAAACCGGAGCACGGCGCGCCGCAGAAGCTGCGCTTCTTCTGCAGTGGTGAGCCTTACAAGTTCTGGGGCCTGATCGAGGGCTCCTTCCACTTCGTCTGTCCACCCGAGAACGGCACCCTCTTCCTGCTGGGGACCGACCGGCTGGGCCGCGACATGTTGAGCCGCATCGTCTACGCCGCGCGCATCTCGCTCACCATCGGCATCATCGGTATCGTGCTCTCTTTCGCGCTGGCGCTGATCCTGGGCGGGCTCGCCGGCTACTATGGCGGCTGGGTCGATTTGGTCGTCCAGCGCATCACCGAGATCCTGAAGAGCTTCCCGCACCTGCCGCTTTGGCTGGCGCTGTCGGCGGCGCTGCCCGTCACCTGGTCGCCGCTCCTGATCTATTTCGGCATCACCCTGATCCTGGCCTTGCTCGACTGGCCGAGCCTCGGTCGCGCCGTTCGCTCCAAGCTCCTGGCGCTGCGCGAGGAGGACTATGCCGTTGCCGCGCAAATGATGGGGGCAAAGCCCGCGCGCATCATCGGCCGCCATCTGCTGCCGGGCTTCATGAGCCACCTGATCGCCTCGGCGACCCTTTCCATCCCGAGCATGATTCTGGCCGAGACGGCGCTCAGCTTCCTGGGCCTGGGTCTGCGGCCGCCGATCACCTCCTGGGGGGTGCTGCTGAACGAGGCGACCGACATCAATGTGGTGGCCGTGAACTGGTGGCTGATGATGCCCGTCGTGCCGGTGATTCTGGTGATTCTGGCCTATCAGTTCATGGGTGACGGCATGCGCGATGCGGCCGATCCCTACGCGTAA
- a CDS encoding glycosyltransferase family 4 protein produces MTDGNDARIAVVVKCWPRLSETFIAQEMTGLEARGLKLIIYSLRLPTDPAVHPAHARVKAPIVYLPEYLKNDPLRVLRAWWKVRKLPGYRAARARFLHDFVRDRTPNRARRFGQAMVLAAEMPQGIERMYAHFIHTPASATRYAALMRGLPWSASAHAKDIWTSQEWELRTKLCDIDWLITCTRFALGRLKELVSDHNRLRLVYHGLDLANLPAPPAERPPRDGSDPKDPVVILSVGRRVAKKGYDDLLAALARLPKDLHWRFEHVGAGVLGDSFEHIAEELGIADRCLWHGARPQAEVFAAYQRADIFVLASKTAGDGDREGMPNVLQEAGYQRMAIVSTRSAAIGEFIADQENGLLADPGSPAQLAVALERLARDPALRVRLGSRANEIVRTRFSYEAGVDWIARSLVQPANGNLAPQIEIPEVRAAE; encoded by the coding sequence ATGACGGACGGAAATGACGCGCGCATCGCGGTCGTAGTGAAGTGCTGGCCGCGGCTGTCCGAGACCTTCATCGCCCAGGAAATGACGGGGCTGGAGGCGCGGGGGCTCAAGCTCATCATCTATTCGTTGCGCCTGCCGACCGATCCGGCCGTTCATCCGGCGCATGCTCGCGTCAAGGCGCCGATCGTCTACCTGCCGGAGTATCTCAAGAACGATCCCCTGCGTGTGCTGCGGGCCTGGTGGAAGGTCCGCAAGCTGCCGGGCTATCGCGCCGCCCGGGCGCGCTTCCTGCACGACTTCGTGCGCGATCGCACGCCAAACCGCGCGCGGCGCTTCGGTCAGGCGATGGTGCTGGCGGCGGAAATGCCCCAGGGCATCGAACGCATGTACGCCCACTTTATCCATACGCCCGCCTCCGCGACGCGCTATGCCGCGCTGATGCGCGGCTTGCCCTGGAGCGCCTCGGCCCACGCCAAGGACATCTGGACCAGCCAGGAGTGGGAGCTGCGCACCAAGCTCTGCGACATCGACTGGCTGATCACCTGCACGCGCTTCGCGCTCGGCCGGCTGAAGGAGCTCGTGTCGGATCACAACCGCCTGCGGCTCGTCTATCACGGCCTCGACCTCGCGAACCTGCCCGCGCCGCCGGCCGAACGCCCGCCGCGCGACGGCAGCGATCCGAAGGATCCGGTCGTGATCCTGTCGGTGGGGCGGCGCGTGGCCAAGAAGGGCTACGACGATCTGCTGGCCGCGCTGGCCCGCCTGCCAAAGGACCTCCACTGGCGCTTCGAGCATGTCGGGGCGGGCGTGCTAGGCGATTCCTTCGAGCACATAGCGGAGGAACTCGGCATCGCCGACCGTTGCCTCTGGCATGGCGCACGACCGCAGGCCGAGGTCTTCGCGGCCTACCAGCGCGCCGACATTTTCGTGCTGGCGAGCAAGACGGCCGGCGACGGCGACCGGGAGGGCATGCCCAATGTCCTGCAGGAGGCAGGCTATCAGCGCATGGCGATCGTCTCCACCCGCTCGGCGGCGATCGGCGAGTTCATCGCCGACCAGGAAAACGGCCTGCTGGCCGATCCCGGCTCGCCGGCGCAACTCGCCGTGGCGCTAGAACGGCTGGCGCGTGATCCCGCATTGCGCGTCCGCCTTGGCAGCCGCGCCAACGAGATCGTGCGCACGCGCTTCTCCTACGAGGCGGGTGTCGACTGGATCGCCCGTTCCCTTGTCCAGCCGGCCAACGGCAACCTCGCCCCGCAGATCGAGATTCCCGAGGTCCGGGCCGCGGAGTAG
- a CDS encoding ABC transporter permease, with product MLHYVARRLLLMIPTLFVISLLVYMIINMPPGDCVTAQIDELLARGDADALARAGELRALYGLDHSVWYRYFHWLGGIFHWDFGLSCQDTVPVKDLIGERLALTVVMESCTIIFIWTVSFVIGVYAATHQYKLGDYAASFIGFLGLAIPNFLLALVLLYVGKVYFGVSIGGLMDPEFIEQPLSWAKVSSVAQHLVIPTIVIGTAGTAGMIRRLRANLLDELQKQYVVTGRAKGLPPLKLLVKYPLRHAINPFVADIGHLLPEVVSGSVIVSVVLSLPTMGPMLLTALKTQDVNLAATFLLFVAVLTVIGMLISDLLLAALDPRIRFGAAGER from the coding sequence ATGCTCCACTACGTCGCCCGGCGCCTGCTGCTGATGATCCCCACGCTCTTCGTCATCAGCCTGCTGGTCTACATGATCATCAACATGCCGCCCGGCGATTGCGTCACGGCGCAGATCGACGAGCTGCTGGCGCGCGGCGACGCCGATGCGCTCGCGCGCGCCGGCGAGCTGCGGGCCCTCTACGGTCTCGATCATTCCGTGTGGTATCGCTATTTCCACTGGCTGGGCGGCATCTTCCACTGGGACTTCGGTCTGTCCTGCCAGGACACGGTCCCGGTGAAGGATCTGATCGGCGAACGGCTGGCGCTCACCGTCGTCATGGAAAGCTGCACCATCATCTTCATCTGGACCGTCTCGTTCGTGATCGGCGTCTATGCCGCGACCCACCAGTACAAGCTGGGCGACTATGCCGCCTCGTTCATCGGCTTTCTGGGGCTCGCAATCCCCAACTTCCTGCTGGCGCTGGTGCTGCTCTATGTCGGCAAGGTCTATTTCGGCGTCTCGATCGGCGGGCTGATGGATCCCGAATTCATCGAGCAGCCGCTGTCCTGGGCCAAGGTCTCCTCGGTGGCCCAGCACCTCGTCATCCCGACGATCGTCATCGGCACCGCCGGGACTGCCGGCATGATCCGCCGCCTGCGTGCCAACCTGCTGGACGAGCTGCAGAAGCAGTACGTCGTCACCGGCCGCGCCAAGGGCCTTCCGCCGCTCAAGCTCCTGGTCAAGTATCCGCTGCGCCATGCCATCAATCCGTTCGTCGCCGATATCGGCCATCTCCTGCCCGAGGTCGTCTCGGGATCGGTCATCGTGTCGGTGGTGCTGTCGTTGCCGACCATGGGGCCGATGCTGCTCACCGCGCTCAAGACTCAGGACGTGAACCTCGCGGCCACCTTCCTGCTGTTCGTGGCCGTGCTCACCGTGATCGGCATGCTGATCTCCGATCTCCTGCTGGCGGCGCTCGATCCGCGCATCCGCTTCGGCGCGGCCGGCGAGAGGTGA
- a CDS encoding glycosyltransferase family 4 protein gives MRVLLHTPLKAPDSPVASGDREMARGLQRLLERLGHRIVTPTQSRIAPGVPAPEAHLALERQARIRANRIIARWRALPKRHPERFDLWFTYHSWYRKPDWLGPAVTRALGIPYVIAEASHSPRRAQGATRLGHRAAERAIAAANLVLTLNPRDIAGVKSRLRPGAHQLSLPPFIDAAPFQAAAGGRRLNDPPVLLTVAMMRTRAKLDSYRVLAKAFAALKERRWQAVLVGDGPARAEIERLMAPFGSRVRFLGIVPHEALPAVYAAADLYLWPAINEAYGMAFLEAQACGLPVVAGRTGGVPAVVGHGISGILAPIGDACAFAAAVGWLLDNPAERARLGAGARRRVAQHHDERAAARALSGILRRLP, from the coding sequence ATGCGCGTGCTGTTGCACACGCCGCTCAAAGCTCCTGACAGCCCTGTCGCCTCGGGCGACCGCGAAATGGCGCGAGGCCTGCAGCGCCTCCTCGAACGCCTCGGGCATCGGATCGTCACGCCGACGCAAAGTCGCATCGCCCCGGGCGTCCCGGCGCCGGAAGCCCATCTGGCCCTCGAGCGCCAGGCACGCATCAGGGCGAACCGCATCATCGCGCGCTGGCGGGCGTTGCCGAAGCGGCATCCCGAACGGTTCGACCTCTGGTTCACCTATCATTCGTGGTACCGCAAGCCCGACTGGCTGGGACCCGCGGTGACGCGCGCGCTGGGCATTCCCTACGTGATCGCGGAGGCATCGCATTCGCCGCGTCGCGCGCAGGGAGCGACGCGGCTTGGCCATCGTGCGGCGGAGCGGGCCATCGCGGCGGCGAATCTCGTGTTGACGCTGAATCCGCGCGACATCGCCGGCGTCAAGAGCCGGCTGCGTCCCGGGGCGCATCAACTTTCGTTGCCGCCATTCATCGATGCCGCGCCCTTCCAGGCGGCGGCCGGCGGCCGACGACTGAACGATCCGCCGGTGCTGCTCACCGTCGCCATGATGCGCACTCGTGCCAAGCTCGACTCCTATCGCGTGCTGGCGAAGGCCTTTGCCGCGTTGAAGGAACGCCGCTGGCAGGCGGTGCTGGTGGGCGACGGGCCGGCCCGCGCCGAGATCGAGAGGCTGATGGCGCCGTTCGGCTCGCGCGTGCGCTTCCTGGGGATCGTGCCGCACGAGGCCCTGCCGGCGGTCTATGCCGCCGCCGACCTTTACCTGTGGCCTGCAATCAACGAAGCCTACGGCATGGCTTTTCTCGAGGCCCAGGCCTGCGGTTTGCCGGTTGTCGCCGGCCGTACGGGCGGCGTGCCGGCGGTCGTTGGCCACGGCATTTCCGGCATCCTGGCCCCCATCGGCGATGCCTGCGCCTTTGCCGCCGCCGTCGGCTGGCTGCTCGACAATCCGGCCGAGCGCGCCCGCTTGGGCGCCGGCGCACGGCGCCGCGTCGCGCAGCACCACGACGAGCGCGCCGCCGCACGCGCGCTCAGCGGCATCCTGCGGCGGCTGCCGTGA